The following coding sequences lie in one Notolabrus celidotus isolate fNotCel1 chromosome 20, fNotCel1.pri, whole genome shotgun sequence genomic window:
- the nfil3-6 gene encoding nuclear factor, interleukin 3 regulated, member 6, with protein sequence MFEEDSQMRGQQDMTVLQTLEPAASVSSGEEGSGPLSFTDEAVSILTSSSLLARSLLGRSPAVKRKESPSSSSRRKREFIPVDKKDEGYWDKRRKNNEAAKRSREKRRVNDMVLESRVLALLEENARLRAELLALKFRFGLVKDTSNSPILPLPSAPHHNAQTVTPHYYLPRGDGGLPNTSASHPASQTGHLSSRGSRDAGNMSEDSGFSTPGGSSVGSPIFFEDRLSDHGKLSPHRAEEVSYDLHHSPIDIHHSAGIPGGRLDQAEGMKNLPHKLRFKMPNSGDVFDPTADNCSARRSPTLSTGRRDSQREITKGLSGGEVGAGHCPSSWLQQLEGEEGRKGRLSPQYNTSASGYSLQTSPTQGLTEGQYKSENTHLKTQLNSLSEEVAQLKKLFTEQLMAKVN encoded by the coding sequence ATGTTTGAGGAGGACTCCCAGATGAGGGGCCAGCAGGACATGACAGTGCTCCAGACTTTGGAACCAGCAGCATCAGTGAGTTCGGGTGAAGAAGGGTCAGGACCTCTGTCCTTCACAGATGAGGCAGTGTCCATCCTGACCTCCAGCAGCCTGCTGGCCCGCTCCCTACTGGGTCGCAGCCCTGCTGTCAAACGAAAAGAGAGCCCTTCTTCCAGCAGCCGTCGCAAGCGGGAGTTTATCCCCGTTGACAAAAAGGATGAGGGCTACTGggacaagaggaggaagaacaaTGAGGCAGCTAAGCGCTCACGGGAGAAGCGGCGTGTGAATGATATGGTCCTGGAGAGCCGAGTTCTGGCTCTGCTGGAGGAAAACGCTCGACTTAGGGCTGAGCTGCTAGCGCTGAAGTTCCGCTTTGGCCTAGTTAAAGATACCTCCAACTCCCCCATTCTACCTCTCCCTTCAGCTCCTCACCACAATGCTCAAACTGTGACTCCTCACTATTACCTCCCAAGAGGTGACGGGGGACTCCCTAACACCTCAGCCTCACATCCCGCCTCCCAGACAGGCCACCTGAGCAGCAGGGGATCTAGGGATGCTGGGAACATGTCAGAGGACTCTGGGTTTTCAACACCCGGCGGGTCCAGTGTAGGCAGCCCAATCTTCTTTGAGGATCGGCTGAGTGACCACGGGAAGTTATCACCCCATAGGGCAGAGGAGGTGAGCTACGATCTCCACCACTCTCCTATTGATATCCATCACTCTGCTGGGATCCCTGGAGGACGGCTGGACCAGGCTGAAGGCATGAAAAACCTTCCTCACAAGTTACGCTTCAAGATGCCTAACAGTGGGGATGTGTTTGACCCTACAGCTGACAATTGCAGTGCCAGGCGTAGCCCAACACTGTCTACAGGAAGGCGGGACAGTCAGAGAGAAATCACTAAAGGACTCAGTGGGGGTGAGGTGGGAGCAGGGCACTGCCCCAGCTCCTGGCTTCAGCAGCTGGAAGGTGAGGAAGGCAGGAAGGGGAGGCTATCTCCTCAATATAACACCTCAGCTTCCGGTTACAGCCTCCAGACTTCTCCTACACAAGGACTCACAGAGGGCCAGTACAAGAGCGAGAACACTCACCTGAAGACTCAGCTCAACTCTCTGAGTGAGGAGGTGGCTCAGCTAAAGAAGCTTTTCACAGAGCAGCTCATGGCCAAAGTCAACTGA